In a genomic window of Xenopus laevis strain J_2021 chromosome 5S, Xenopus_laevis_v10.1, whole genome shotgun sequence:
- the LOC121394271 gene encoding uncharacterized protein LOC121394271 isoform X2: MNETERIPSLLSLYSVLEDFRVEDTDFEALASYYEHHYRVQYGSNVILDQFILLYFLDPSTINGNIIHYWIMIYYLEELKREHATLCIDVSLSPETPTEQQIWRQHLEYLRLQNTVQSHLLQLGMTFSEKEKKLQEAAHPPVGERLTLRKRVRKAIMKRLQRVWHSTRKLACCHRSTATT, translated from the exons ATGAACGAGACAGAGAGAATTCCATCActcctg tcaCTGTACTCCGTCCTGGAGGATTTCAGGGTGGAGGATACAGATTTTGAGGCCCTcgcctcttattacg aacatcactaccgggtccaATATGGGAGCAACGTCATCTT AGATCAGTTTATACTGCTCTACTTTTTGGACCCGAGCACAATCAATGGGAACATTATCCATTACTGGATAATGATTTACTATCTG gaagagCTCAAGAGGGAGCATGCCACCCTCTGCATTGATGTGTCGCTgtctcct gagACACCAACAGAGCAGCAAATATGGAGGCAGCATCTGGAGTATCTGCGGCTGCAGAAT ACTGTCCAATCTCACCTTCTCCAGCTTGGCATGACATTCTCGGAGAAGGAGAAGAAACTGCAGGAAGCTGCTCATCCTCCGGTGGGGGAAAGGCTGACCCTCCGAAAACGGGtcaggaaggccatcatgaagaggctacagagagtttgg cattccaccagAAAACTCGCCTGCTGTCATCGATCCACCGCCACCACCTGA
- the LOC121394271 gene encoding uncharacterized protein LOC121394271 isoform X1, whose product MNETERIPSLLSLYSVLEDFRVEDTDFEALASYYEHHYRVQYGSNVILDQFILLYFLDPSTINGNIIHYWIMIYYLEELKREHATLCIDVSLSPETPTEQQIWRQHLEYLRLQNTVQSHLLQLGMTFSEKEKKLQEAAHPPVGERLTLRKRVRKAIMKRLQRVWVMYLFTVNYPSSRDAPCCPVQFHFTSGHSDHFQSEQ is encoded by the exons ATGAACGAGACAGAGAGAATTCCATCActcctg tcaCTGTACTCCGTCCTGGAGGATTTCAGGGTGGAGGATACAGATTTTGAGGCCCTcgcctcttattacg aacatcactaccgggtccaATATGGGAGCAACGTCATCTT AGATCAGTTTATACTGCTCTACTTTTTGGACCCGAGCACAATCAATGGGAACATTATCCATTACTGGATAATGATTTACTATCTG gaagagCTCAAGAGGGAGCATGCCACCCTCTGCATTGATGTGTCGCTgtctcct gagACACCAACAGAGCAGCAAATATGGAGGCAGCATCTGGAGTATCTGCGGCTGCAGAAT ACTGTCCAATCTCACCTTCTCCAGCTTGGCATGACATTCTCGGAGAAGGAGAAGAAACTGCAGGAAGCTGCTCATCCTCCGGTGGGGGAAAGGCTGACCCTCCGAAAACGGGtcaggaaggccatcatgaagaggctacagagagtttgggtaatgtatctATTTACTGTCAATTACCCTTCATCTAGAGATGCCCCATGTTGTCCAGTGCAGTTCCACTTTACTTCCGGCCATTCTGatcattttcaatcagaacaatag